The Sediminispirochaeta smaragdinae DSM 11293 genome has a segment encoding these proteins:
- a CDS encoding TIGR00282 family metallophosphoesterase: protein MPDKITVLLLGDVFGQPGCRALFVGLKSLAKEYRADLVVVNGENAADGFGITPEIADRLFASGADVLTSGNHIWQKREILPFLDSQERMLRPGNYPPGVPGHGSCIVEVKGVKVGVLNLQGRLRMGDLDCPFRIGADMVRKLREKTKVILVDFHAEAPEEKEALACYLDGQVSSVTGTHTHVQTADERIYPKGTAYISDIGMTGPVDSVIGCDMEISLRRSATQMPLRMEVSDTPAAIQGVKIEIDAASGKALSIERVVKHSLV, encoded by the coding sequence ATGCCAGATAAGATTACGGTCCTGCTTCTCGGTGATGTCTTCGGCCAGCCGGGATGCAGGGCTCTTTTTGTTGGATTGAAATCTCTTGCAAAGGAGTACCGGGCCGATCTTGTGGTCGTGAACGGTGAGAATGCCGCCGACGGTTTCGGAATTACTCCCGAGATCGCCGACAGGCTTTTTGCTTCCGGTGCCGATGTCCTTACCTCCGGTAATCACATATGGCAGAAGCGTGAAATTCTTCCCTTTCTCGACAGCCAGGAACGGATGCTTCGTCCCGGAAACTACCCGCCCGGGGTTCCGGGGCACGGGAGTTGTATTGTCGAGGTCAAAGGGGTAAAGGTCGGTGTGCTTAACCTTCAGGGTCGGCTTAGAATGGGCGATCTTGATTGTCCTTTTCGGATCGGTGCTGACATGGTACGAAAGCTTCGTGAAAAGACTAAGGTTATCTTGGTGGATTTTCATGCCGAGGCTCCGGAAGAGAAGGAGGCACTTGCATGTTATCTCGATGGCCAGGTCTCCTCGGTTACCGGGACCCATACCCACGTTCAGACCGCCGATGAACGAATCTATCCCAAAGGCACGGCCTATATCTCCGATATTGGCATGACCGGTCCTGTTGACAGTGTTATCGGCTGCGACATGGAAATCTCTCTTCGTCGTTCGGCAACACAGATGCCTTTGCGAATGGAGGTCTCTGATACTCCCGCTGCTATTCAGGGTGTCAAGATTGAGATTGATGCTGCTTCGGGAAAGGCTTTGTCGATTGAACGGGTGGTAAAGCATTCTCTTGTCTAA
- the rny gene encoding ribonuclease Y, with translation MTVVLAIVLPVSGLILGWTIRWLYARFQLSSSEQKAERVKQEAVKEAEAKRRELILETKDELLRERNQQEREFRERRNELQRLERRLLQKEENLEKKQSDLDIQKQRLADRDGKIREREVFLDEEEQKWKAELERVAGISSDEAKQLIIQSLESEARHDAQVLINKIEQEAQTLAERRARDIIVTSIQRIATDVSSDVTISSVSLPNDEMKGRIIGREGRNIRTLETLTGVDIIIDDTPEAVVISCFDPIRKEIAKVALERLIQDGRIHPARIEEVVLKVTKEINQIIFDEGEKVFFDLGIHNLNQEAIRALGRLYYRTSYGQNVLKHSKEVAVLAGMIAAEIGADREIAKRGGLLHDIGKGIETDSDGNHAELGAELARKLGEDPRVINSILSHHNDVEPNCVESVIVQIADAISASRPGARRETLNNYIKRLENLEQLSESFEGVEKAYAIQAGRELRIMVNHESVDDDRAKELAKDIAKKIEAELRYPGRIKVTIIRETRVVEYAR, from the coding sequence ATGACTGTCGTATTGGCAATCGTTCTCCCCGTCTCCGGTTTGATTCTAGGTTGGACAATACGATGGCTGTATGCCAGATTCCAGCTTTCTTCTTCTGAACAGAAAGCTGAACGGGTAAAGCAAGAGGCAGTCAAAGAAGCTGAAGCAAAGCGTAGGGAGTTGATTCTTGAGACAAAGGATGAACTACTTCGGGAAAGAAATCAGCAGGAACGAGAGTTCCGTGAAAGAAGAAATGAGTTGCAGCGACTGGAAAGGAGATTGCTGCAGAAAGAAGAAAATCTAGAAAAAAAGCAGTCTGATCTGGATATCCAGAAACAGAGGCTTGCAGACCGGGACGGTAAGATACGGGAACGAGAAGTTTTCCTCGATGAGGAGGAACAGAAATGGAAGGCAGAGCTTGAAAGGGTTGCGGGAATTTCGTCCGACGAAGCGAAGCAGCTTATTATTCAGTCTCTGGAAAGTGAGGCCCGTCATGATGCGCAGGTCCTCATAAATAAGATTGAGCAGGAAGCTCAGACGCTTGCCGAGAGGCGGGCACGTGATATTATCGTAACCTCGATTCAAAGGATCGCAACGGATGTCAGTTCCGATGTGACAATTAGTTCCGTCAGTCTGCCCAACGATGAGATGAAGGGGCGGATCATTGGTCGCGAGGGGCGGAATATCCGGACCCTTGAAACCTTAACGGGGGTGGATATCATCATCGATGATACTCCCGAGGCTGTTGTTATTTCCTGTTTTGATCCCATCAGGAAGGAGATTGCAAAGGTTGCTCTCGAACGACTTATTCAGGATGGGAGGATCCATCCTGCCCGAATAGAAGAGGTCGTGCTTAAGGTTACGAAAGAGATCAATCAGATTATTTTTGATGAGGGAGAAAAGGTCTTCTTTGACCTCGGTATTCACAATCTCAACCAAGAGGCCATACGGGCCCTGGGGCGGCTCTACTATCGGACCAGTTACGGTCAGAATGTGCTCAAACACTCAAAAGAGGTAGCTGTTCTTGCCGGAATGATTGCCGCGGAGATCGGTGCGGATCGGGAGATCGCCAAACGGGGTGGTTTGTTGCATGATATTGGGAAAGGGATTGAGACCGATAGCGACGGTAACCATGCCGAGCTGGGAGCGGAGTTGGCTCGCAAGCTTGGGGAGGATCCGCGGGTTATTAATTCGATTCTCAGCCACCATAACGATGTGGAACCAAATTGTGTCGAGTCTGTTATTGTTCAAATCGCCGATGCGATTTCCGCTTCAAGGCCCGGTGCACGAAGGGAAACCCTCAATAACTACATCAAACGCTTGGAAAACCTTGAACAGCTTTCCGAAAGCTTTGAGGGGGTTGAAAAGGCGTATGCAATCCAGGCTGGGCGTGAGCTGCGCATTATGGTGAACCATGAGTCTGTGGATGATGATCGGGCCAAGGAACTGGCGAAAGATATCGCCAAGAAAATCGAGGCTGAGCTTCGTTATCCCGGAAGAATCAAGGTGACTATCATCCGTGAGACACGGGTAGTGGAATATGCCAGATAA
- the dapB gene encoding 4-hydroxy-tetrahydrodipicolinate reductase yields MNIIMNGSGGRMGAMMATIVAEREKDRIVAGIDPKGRINAEPFPVFESLEACDVDADVLIDFSGAEAVPTMISFLQKRHVPVVVATTGLSDENMTALKTLAETSPVFQAANMSLGINLIRKLAAQAAQALGDAFDIEIIEKHHNQKKDAPSGTALALADSVNEARDGELHYVFGRRESAKKREASELGIHAIRGGTIVGEHDVLFAGIDEVITISHSAYSRRVFAAGAMKAAAYIVTKTSGFFTMDDLISGR; encoded by the coding sequence ATGAATATTATCATGAACGGTTCGGGCGGAAGAATGGGAGCCATGATGGCGACGATTGTGGCCGAGAGGGAAAAGGATCGGATCGTTGCCGGTATAGATCCGAAGGGAAGGATCAATGCGGAGCCCTTTCCCGTGTTTGAAAGCCTCGAGGCGTGTGATGTCGATGCCGATGTCTTAATAGATTTTTCAGGGGCCGAGGCTGTTCCCACCATGATTTCTTTTTTACAAAAACGACATGTGCCGGTGGTTGTCGCCACAACTGGTCTCAGCGATGAGAATATGACTGCCTTGAAGACGCTTGCTGAAACTTCGCCCGTTTTTCAGGCTGCAAACATGTCTCTGGGGATAAATCTCATCAGAAAGCTTGCTGCCCAGGCTGCCCAAGCCTTAGGGGACGCCTTCGATATTGAGATTATCGAAAAGCACCATAACCAGAAAAAGGATGCGCCAAGCGGTACGGCTCTTGCCCTGGCAGATTCGGTCAATGAGGCGCGGGACGGTGAGCTTCATTATGTTTTTGGACGACGTGAAAGCGCCAAAAAACGGGAGGCTTCGGAGCTTGGCATCCATGCCATACGGGGGGGGACGATTGTCGGCGAACATGATGTCCTTTTTGCCGGAATCGATGAGGTAATCACTATCTCCCATTCGGCGTACAGCCGAAGGGTTTTTGCCGCAGGCGCTATGAAGGCGGCCGCTTACATTGTGACAAAGACATCCGGCTTTTTCACCATGGATGATTTGATCAGCGGTAGATAG
- a CDS encoding N-acetylmuramic acid 6-phosphate etherase family protein, with protein MTSNYYQCTQNDQILRDARKMADRFVSEEEQFHLGYLPTEQAHPYTRNFSHTVQLDPLAGIRLLQKVDGDLPPVARRTFYSDSYERLVEAFASVVSGKGRLCFSGCGSTGRLAVMLEEMWRQYWEDRAGALPGEAAQHSETDNPFLQKANQCCSVMTGGDRALIRAVENFEDFATFGRRQIAELHFSRGDVLIAITEGGETSSVLGTAEEALDRGGNVFLVFSNPSSLLESRIDRSRKLIKHPDLHVIDLFSGPMALSGSTRMQATTLEMMVVGSAMEEALLTAGEGHKEFDRMGQADRFASLLQSLESQACGEAMAYWAGKECQIYKEGGRVTYLASRFLLDIFCDTSERSPTFMLPPFRPADDESAPVSWAYAKDPRRTSAEAWFSMLRRKPRGLDWSGDDYKAMDAPPYLCKEPPSLGTGEIARYLIGCEHDPSRKEREPYWFLQIVIGDENPDTPWNGDLLRIGSKRSYKGGEEVLLPMSLPDSPIFLWHHLVVKLVLNTVSTATMGILGRIQGNWMVQLDPTNKKLIDRGSRIISQLTGIPYAEACNELHLSMLARDQFLKEGGQTTTSPVIDALERLHGII; from the coding sequence ATGACATCGAACTATTATCAATGTACCCAAAATGATCAAATCTTGCGGGATGCCAGAAAGATGGCCGACCGTTTTGTATCAGAGGAAGAGCAGTTCCACTTAGGATATTTGCCGACCGAACAGGCTCATCCTTATACGAGGAATTTTAGTCATACGGTACAGCTGGATCCGCTTGCTGGGATACGCCTTTTGCAAAAAGTGGATGGAGATTTGCCGCCGGTTGCTCGGCGGACCTTTTATTCAGATTCCTATGAACGGTTGGTAGAGGCCTTTGCCTCGGTTGTTTCAGGAAAGGGCAGACTCTGTTTTTCCGGCTGCGGCAGTACCGGCCGACTGGCCGTGATGCTGGAAGAGATGTGGCGTCAGTACTGGGAGGACCGTGCTGGTGCCTTACCAGGCGAAGCGGCCCAGCACTCCGAAACCGACAATCCCTTTTTACAAAAGGCCAATCAGTGCTGTAGCGTCATGACAGGTGGTGATCGTGCCCTGATTCGGGCCGTTGAAAACTTTGAAGATTTCGCGACCTTTGGAAGGCGTCAAATAGCTGAGCTTCATTTTTCCCGGGGGGATGTCTTGATTGCAATTACCGAGGGAGGCGAAACTTCATCGGTTTTGGGTACTGCAGAAGAGGCCCTTGACCGGGGAGGGAACGTTTTTCTGGTTTTTAGCAATCCTTCTTCCCTTCTCGAGTCCAGGATAGATAGATCGAGAAAGCTGATTAAGCACCCCGATCTTCATGTTATCGATCTTTTTAGCGGTCCTATGGCCCTTTCCGGTTCTACACGAATGCAGGCCACCACTCTGGAGATGATGGTGGTCGGATCTGCAATGGAAGAGGCTCTTCTCACCGCCGGTGAAGGACATAAGGAATTCGATCGCATGGGACAAGCGGATCGTTTTGCTTCCCTTCTTCAGAGTTTGGAGTCCCAGGCGTGTGGAGAGGCTATGGCCTATTGGGCTGGTAAAGAATGCCAAATCTATAAAGAGGGAGGTCGTGTGACCTATCTGGCTTCCCGTTTTTTGCTGGATATTTTTTGCGATACGAGCGAGCGCTCACCCACCTTTATGCTGCCTCCTTTCCGTCCGGCTGATGACGAATCGGCTCCTGTTTCTTGGGCATATGCCAAGGATCCCCGTCGTACGAGTGCCGAGGCCTGGTTTTCCATGTTGCGGCGTAAACCCCGAGGGCTTGACTGGAGCGGAGACGATTACAAGGCCATGGATGCCCCCCCGTATCTTTGTAAAGAGCCTCCCTCCTTGGGGACCGGAGAAATCGCCAGATACCTTATCGGTTGCGAGCATGATCCCAGCCGAAAGGAAAGGGAACCGTACTGGTTTCTGCAGATTGTCATAGGAGATGAGAATCCTGATACTCCTTGGAACGGTGATCTCCTCAGGATAGGGAGCAAAAGGAGCTATAAAGGAGGCGAAGAGGTTCTTCTCCCTATGAGTCTGCCTGATAGCCCCATCTTCCTCTGGCACCATCTGGTAGTGAAACTGGTCTTGAATACCGTTAGTACCGCAACCATGGGGATACTCGGGAGAATACAGGGAAACTGGATGGTTCAGCTTGATCCCACCAACAAGAAACTGATTGATCGGGGAAGTCGCATTATTTCACAGCTTACCGGCATCCCTTATGCCGAAGCATGTAACGAATTGCATCTTTCGATGCTTGCTCGGGATCAATTCCTAAAAGAGGGCGGGCAAACGACCACTTCTCCGGTGATCGATGCGCTGGAGCGTTTACATGGCATAATCTAG
- a CDS encoding HAD family hydrolase, with translation MIRLCIFDMGGVVIRNHNVTPQLMAWLGRQENSFAEIGSRLADAIHRHGRGEISEKEIWDLYTLCTGERPPDSQHSRFGKFFAPRLHDPTLRILKRLKSAGMRIICGTNVIDSHYKIHLRNGDYAVFDKVYPSHLMGVSKPDPEFYRRILENEQVQPGEAFFTDDLKENVEAASLIGVHAVLYRSAEDLLQQLVSLKILDERNTKTASGE, from the coding sequence ATGATTAGATTATGCATCTTTGATATGGGCGGCGTTGTGATTAGGAATCATAATGTTACCCCGCAGCTCATGGCATGGCTTGGTCGACAAGAAAACAGCTTTGCGGAGATTGGTTCCCGTCTGGCTGATGCCATTCATCGACATGGCCGGGGCGAAATCAGTGAAAAAGAAATCTGGGATCTCTATACACTCTGTACCGGAGAGCGACCGCCTGATAGTCAGCATAGCCGGTTTGGGAAATTTTTTGCTCCGCGGCTGCATGATCCCACTCTTCGTATTCTTAAACGATTAAAATCTGCTGGTATGCGGATAATCTGCGGCACCAATGTAATCGATTCCCATTATAAAATTCATCTTCGAAATGGCGATTATGCTGTTTTTGACAAGGTATATCCTTCTCATCTGATGGGGGTCAGCAAACCGGATCCGGAATTCTATCGCCGCATTCTTGAAAATGAGCAGGTACAGCCCGGAGAGGCTTTTTTTACCGATGATTTGAAAGAAAATGTCGAGGCCGCCTCGCTGATCGGAGTGCATGCCGTTCTTTATCGTTCTGCTGAAGATCTCTTACAGCAGCTGGTATCCCTAAAAATCCTTGATGAAAGAAACACCAAAACAGCGAGCGGAGAATAA
- a CDS encoding carbohydrate ABC transporter permease, whose product MFLRNNTPLNRVINYIINIFLVLILLAILMPIAFMFSASFMPSSEIFSMPYRWIPSRIYLENFYRAVAGNDHSFIFLRNVLNSVVVASTTATLSVMVSCLAGYGLSKFRFRGRNIVFLIIMGRMMIPFEAIMIPMYITAVKLGLQNTYAGLVLPFVLNTFGLFQMRQYLMTFPDDILDAGRIDGLGELGIFWRIVFKNSTPAIATAAILSFRGQWDNLLWPLLLAQKEKMKTIPTYIVKFTEEKYSDEGAMMAVAVLASLPIVVMFLSLSKYFLQGSGMYSAGKE is encoded by the coding sequence GTGTTTTTGCGAAATAACACTCCCCTTAACCGGGTGATCAACTATATAATCAATATCTTCCTTGTCTTGATTTTGCTGGCAATTTTGATGCCCATTGCTTTCATGTTTTCCGCTTCATTCATGCCTTCCTCGGAAATTTTCTCCATGCCATATCGCTGGATACCAAGTCGGATCTATCTGGAAAACTTTTATCGGGCCGTCGCAGGAAATGATCACAGCTTCATCTTTCTGCGAAATGTTTTAAATTCTGTTGTCGTTGCCAGCACCACGGCTACCCTGTCGGTAATGGTTTCATGTTTGGCTGGCTATGGTCTGAGCAAATTCCGCTTTCGAGGGAGAAATATTGTCTTTCTTATCATCATGGGAAGGATGATGATCCCATTTGAAGCAATCATGATTCCCATGTACATAACCGCAGTAAAGCTGGGGCTGCAGAATACCTATGCCGGATTGGTTCTGCCCTTTGTCCTCAACACATTTGGCCTGTTTCAGATGCGCCAGTATCTCATGACCTTCCCCGACGATATTCTTGACGCGGGACGGATCGATGGCCTGGGAGAATTAGGAATTTTCTGGCGGATTGTTTTCAAAAACAGTACCCCTGCCATTGCCACCGCCGCAATTCTCAGTTTTCGGGGGCAGTGGGATAATTTGTTATGGCCCCTGCTTCTGGCTCAGAAAGAAAAGATGAAGACGATTCCCACCTACATTGTCAAATTTACCGAAGAGAAATACTCCGATGAGGGAGCTATGATGGCTGTGGCCGTTCTTGCCAGCCTTCCCATTGTTGTGATGTTTCTTAGCTTGTCGAAGTACTTTTTACAGGGAAGTGGTATGTACTCGGCAGGGAAGGAGTAA
- a CDS encoding carbohydrate ABC transporter permease: protein MKSIGIEKKKARWGYVFVTPALLLFLIFSLYPMLNAFYNTFFNIKLLSLRPPKFVGLKNYSYMLSSPGFWNSMKATAIFSLGAFIPLSLFSLIFGLIVTTRRRHQKILQLLFYTPAVLSSVVAALIWMLIFDPRGIGNSVVNFFLRTPGVDHNWLTNTGMLRFSTITIYIWKYIGYFTIIYVTGIAKVPTSILEAATIAGASAMQTIRHIILPLLRPTTMMVTIVTMLNSLKSFSTQYLFTQRGAPLEPIDVVTLNIYNTAMRDLKISHACVMSVLLFLVMMSLTLVRMKSSEKDVTVY from the coding sequence ATGAAATCTATCGGTATCGAAAAGAAAAAAGCCCGCTGGGGATATGTCTTCGTTACACCTGCATTGCTGCTTTTTCTCATATTTTCCCTGTATCCCATGTTGAATGCCTTTTATAACACCTTTTTCAATATCAAACTGCTTTCCCTGCGTCCTCCTAAGTTTGTCGGCCTAAAAAATTACTCATACATGCTGAGTTCCCCCGGATTCTGGAATTCCATGAAAGCGACAGCCATTTTTTCTCTGGGGGCCTTTATTCCTTTATCGCTCTTTTCTTTGATTTTCGGTTTGATTGTCACCACAAGGCGGAGGCATCAGAAAATTCTGCAGTTGTTGTTTTATACTCCTGCTGTACTTTCTTCGGTTGTTGCTGCCCTGATTTGGATGCTGATCTTCGATCCCCGAGGGATTGGAAACAGTGTTGTCAATTTTTTTCTCCGAACGCCGGGGGTGGATCATAACTGGCTTACCAATACTGGGATGTTACGATTTTCTACTATAACCATTTATATCTGGAAGTATATTGGCTATTTCACCATTATCTATGTTACCGGCATTGCAAAAGTACCAACATCGATTCTCGAAGCCGCTACCATTGCCGGTGCAAGCGCTATGCAGACCATCCGCCATATTATATTACCCCTACTGCGTCCCACTACCATGATGGTCACTATCGTGACTATGCTGAATTCTCTGAAGTCATTTTCGACCCAATATCTATTTACACAACGAGGGGCACCGTTAGAACCTATCGATGTCGTAACGCTCAATATCTACAATACCGCCATGCGGGATTTAAAGATAAGCCATGCCTGCGTGATGAGCGTTCTCCTTTTTCTGGTCATGATGAGCTTGACGCTGGTTCGGATGAAATCGTCAGAGAAGGATGTCACGGTTTATTAA
- a CDS encoding ABC transporter substrate-binding protein, producing MKRFVLLCLAVLLLAGMYVFAEGSQEAATVNLSDPVTLTLWTHEDVNRKALEAELIEEFCRQHTNVSVDYQTYPSTKMREILTVAFSADQGPDIFNQSQSVIRQFVVQGRASSLDPEWIGEKTLESVRSRYIPGALEAVELNGEIYGLPLEYTNFCMYLNKSIFRDAGLDPEKDYPKTWEDVMSLSEKLVLRNGEIITRRGYDFRYPSYTMQFLPMVEQLGGRLISEDGKRAIIGDEAWLQLFRYMKEWGPTGKNLGGPTYTAARKVFDNNDNEIAMSDSGLYQQGRMKTANPDFFESNDWMIVPFPQWQNAKKEVAGAIACHYYLVNGQIPLARQIWAWRLVDFMLTHSEEYLSRVNLVQPTYSLLNSDTFKAIPYSDVFARDMQKAHLVYYAESSAAINDKFKAAVESAMVLGEDPAVVLSKFRKEVQDIIDSE from the coding sequence ATGAAAAGATTTGTTTTGTTGTGCCTGGCTGTTTTATTACTGGCAGGAATGTATGTCTTTGCCGAAGGTAGTCAGGAGGCTGCAACCGTGAATCTGTCAGATCCTGTAACCTTGACGCTCTGGACACATGAAGATGTAAACAGAAAGGCTTTGGAGGCCGAGTTGATTGAAGAGTTCTGCAGGCAGCACACCAACGTGAGTGTGGACTATCAGACCTATCCTTCAACCAAGATGCGCGAAATTCTGACTGTTGCTTTTTCGGCGGATCAGGGGCCCGACATTTTTAATCAGAGTCAGTCGGTTATTCGTCAGTTTGTCGTTCAGGGACGGGCTTCCTCCCTGGATCCCGAATGGATTGGAGAAAAAACACTGGAGAGTGTAAGAAGTCGATACATCCCTGGTGCACTGGAAGCGGTTGAGCTTAACGGAGAAATATACGGCTTACCTCTTGAATATACCAATTTCTGTATGTATCTCAATAAAAGTATTTTTCGAGATGCAGGGCTGGACCCAGAGAAAGACTATCCCAAAACTTGGGAAGATGTCATGTCTCTTTCTGAAAAACTGGTTTTACGGAATGGTGAAATCATTACACGTCGGGGATATGATTTTCGTTATCCTTCTTATACCATGCAGTTCCTTCCCATGGTTGAACAGCTGGGCGGTAGGCTCATCAGTGAAGACGGAAAGAGAGCCATTATAGGAGATGAAGCGTGGCTGCAGCTTTTTCGGTACATGAAAGAGTGGGGGCCTACCGGAAAAAATTTGGGCGGGCCGACCTATACTGCCGCTCGCAAGGTTTTTGATAACAATGATAATGAAATAGCGATGAGTGACAGCGGGCTCTACCAGCAGGGACGTATGAAAACGGCGAATCCCGACTTCTTTGAGAGCAATGACTGGATGATTGTTCCCTTCCCACAGTGGCAGAACGCCAAGAAAGAAGTGGCCGGAGCAATTGCCTGCCATTACTATCTGGTAAATGGGCAGATTCCCCTTGCCCGCCAGATATGGGCTTGGCGACTTGTCGATTTCATGCTTACCCATTCCGAAGAGTATCTTTCGCGTGTAAATCTTGTTCAGCCCACCTATTCCTTACTGAATTCGGATACCTTCAAGGCCATTCCTTATTCCGATGTTTTCGCTCGTGATATGCAGAAAGCTCATTTGGTATATTATGCCGAAAGTAGCGCAGCAATTAATGACAAATTCAAAGCAGCTGTCGAGTCCGCCATGGTTTTGGGGGAGGATCCTGCCGTGGTTTTGAGTAAATTCCGTAAAGAAGTACAGGACATCATCGATTCGGAATAG
- a CDS encoding ROK family transcriptional regulator, protein MIVKNRLRRDNFIKVLESLWLRPNRSRADIARELRLDRSTVGYMVDQMVELGIIEQTSNDSTGPRGGRPSVLLRILPGYAYSIGVELTFPNMNLIAVDLCGRYMGERTIPIQDYGPRLIDSLAVETSRFQRSVGAAYEGRQGLLTLGVGASGVVDEERKHILLSDALGIECPLPVAEPLEKVLAVPITVINDAQASVLREAGRRKQKDILLVQVRYHPRNAVQEIGIGAGLVIGNQLIRGRTITHLLKPPVLDDEEKLAHYIDTLGQSFALAANISGVDEIVLGGDATSVLDRLDRSILHHMSRKGADRDSPVIVSRLDAGSDNIAAGAAYAAVGFLFSSLTFPLSASFFDAQ, encoded by the coding sequence ATGATTGTGAAAAATAGATTACGAAGAGATAATTTTATCAAGGTACTCGAATCGCTTTGGCTTCGTCCCAATCGAAGTCGAGCCGATATTGCCCGTGAGTTACGACTTGACCGTTCCACCGTAGGCTATATGGTCGATCAAATGGTGGAACTTGGGATCATAGAACAAACTTCAAATGATTCTACCGGTCCTCGCGGTGGCCGCCCCTCGGTACTGCTGCGTATTTTGCCGGGATATGCCTACAGCATAGGTGTGGAGCTTACCTTCCCTAATATGAACCTTATAGCAGTCGATTTGTGCGGCCGCTATATGGGGGAACGAACCATTCCCATACAAGATTATGGTCCCCGGCTTATAGACTCTCTTGCGGTGGAAACATCCCGATTTCAGCGCTCTGTCGGGGCGGCATACGAAGGTAGGCAAGGGCTTCTTACTTTGGGAGTTGGTGCCAGCGGGGTGGTGGATGAAGAAAGAAAACATATCCTTCTTTCCGATGCTCTGGGCATAGAATGTCCGCTTCCCGTGGCTGAACCACTGGAAAAGGTGCTTGCGGTGCCCATAACCGTGATCAATGATGCTCAGGCCAGTGTCCTCCGAGAGGCGGGAAGGCGAAAACAAAAGGATATCCTTTTAGTACAAGTCCGATATCATCCCCGAAATGCCGTTCAGGAAATTGGAATTGGTGCAGGGCTTGTTATAGGAAATCAATTGATTCGCGGACGAACAATCACCCATTTATTGAAACCCCCGGTTTTGGATGATGAGGAAAAGCTGGCACACTATATCGATACCTTAGGGCAATCTTTCGCACTGGCTGCCAATATCTCCGGGGTTGATGAAATAGTACTCGGAGGCGATGCCACTTCGGTCTTGGACCGGCTTGACAGATCCATCCTTCATCACATGAGCCGAAAGGGGGCCGATCGGGATTCCCCGGTTATCGTCAGTCGCTTGGATGCCGGTAGTGACAACATTGCCGCCGGAGCTGCATATGCAGCGGTCGGTTTTCTTTTTTCCTCTTTGACCTTCCCCCTCTCTGCAAGCTTTTTTGATGCTCAGTAA